Genomic window (Dyadobacter fanqingshengii):
AAGAGAATTAATCGCTCAGGAGCTTATTTCATTCCACACCCTTTCGTCCAAACGATTTCTGGAAATTGTCAAACACCACAAAGTAAAAAGAAGACAATCTCAGACGATACTTATCTTCTTTTTGAAGAGTCTGAAACCTGTTCGAGCAATATTTTCAAGGTTGAAAAGGGCTCTCAAATAACCCTCGAACCTTAGACTGTTCTTTCCAACTCACAGTAGTTTAGATGGTCGCACGGATCGGACGTTTTATCAGACGCTTGGGTATGTGTTAAAAGTACGGGAAAACCACCATTTTTGTAAACGCCGATGAAGCGATAAGTGGGAGAAGCCATGGAGCTTGTTACTGTCAATACATGCCTAGCAGCGAAATCGGAGTCTTAAAACTCATCCGCCGGTTCTTCTGACACATCGCGCGAATCAAATATGGGTAACATTATTGGGTTGTGCTCTTTGATTCATGCTTATTAACCGAAAGCCTAATTTTTATGTATCCACAAGCAAATATCGACGAAGAAATCATTAAAATAAAAACACTTGCCGTTGGCGGTCGAAGAATGACTAAGTCCGTTTTTAACCAAGTGATTCCCCTTTCACCGTTCGACAGTGAGTTAACCTTTACCGGTGACAAGGTTATTGGGTATGTTTATGAGCAACAATCGCGATGGCTACTCTTTATAAAAGACGGCCAACTCAGAAAATACATTTTAGACAACATATTACAACTGATTAATGTAGGTAAATCAACAAAATACAAAGATTTTCAATCCCTTGCAGATCGACTCAGGTTTGGCCATTTACAGACGAACTTTGACCACGAGGACGATTGGAACAAAGAACGTAAGTTTGCTACCGAATCCTATTCTGAAGAAACCTGGGGCAAAATCCTAAACCGAATAGACAAAGCTAAATCTTTTATTGCCTTTCTAGACGACAGGCAAATATTCATATCTGCGTAATTTATCATATACGATATCTTTAAAAACCCGACGTTATTTGCGACAGTGCCTCTTCTCAGTAAATGCAACCGTGGTGATTCTAAATCAAATAACCACTTATCCAATATTTCTTTGAGGCATGATATAACTAACCATATTGCATAAAAAGGCCGCGTCATGGAAAAGAAAAAGCGCTTCAACTTTTGGATCAAATTTGCAACAGCATCGCTGGATATTATCAGCTTGATACGCCTTACCTTTTTATGACATTGGTTTGAGTCTATGCTTTCTTTTCGAGAAGCACATTCTCCTGTGCTTTATATCTTACCCTGCGAAATGATTTAGCTTTTCTCACAAAACGCTCGAACGTGAGACTGTATCCTAACGTCCTGTCCAAATCTTCCGCAATTTTCGGACAGTTGATGAGAAAGGGAATGCGATTAGAAAATGGATCGCTATTATCTGGGCTTTGCCGAAGTAACTACAAAAGGTACAGGTGTTAAATTCATTGTTTCCAGTGTCTTGGAGGTCAAAAAATAGCCTGTCACGTAGACGGCTAAACCACTTTGCATAAATTGTTTCGGGAGATTGCAACCACCCCAAGCAACACCATTAGATGCTATCAGTTGGCTACCGACAGCTAATCCGCCGCTTAGTTGCACTGTTACTGGCGCGCCAACTACATAGTCGCCACGTGTTAATCCTTCGAACCCATAATAACACTCCAGTGCCGCTGGACTAATTTTGTCTTCCTTGCAATTTAGTAAACTCAACATGCATACACCAGCGAGTATAAAATGTTTCATAAGTCGGTTTCGTTCAGATGGCTCCATCAAGGTATCTCCAAGTATCAAAATAAGACTATTCCTGTTACAGGACTCATTTAAAGACGGTTTCGTTGGAACATTGCCGTTTCATAAAACGCCGAACATAAGACACTTTTCTTCAACTCACCTTGGTTTTTTCGATCGCACCGATCGGACGTTTCACGAGACAATTCAGTGAGTATATGGTAGTGGCCTCAAAGGTGGTGGAAGTTCTGGATTTGTGTATAAATCTACGCAGAGTGGCAAATTCATTCTCGTCACGGTTCGACACTGTATTACCAACTCTAAACTTCCCTGAATTTGGCATCGGCGACTGCAAGGCAGATGGGTATCGGTTCTAAATTACCAGTAAGAAAGCTTCCGGTGCCACTTTTGCCTACAATGAAGCTTTCGTGAATTTAATAGCGAATTGTATGACATGCTCTGCCCACATTCAGCGCAAAAATCAAAGTATTTCCAACAATGCTCGAACTGATGCAGGATTGCAAAGTACCATGATGTACAGTTATCGATCAGTAACGCATCATTAAATCCGGTTTTCTGAGTATACAGGTTTTAGCCTTATCTGCTTAATGGCATGGGAAACTTAGGGCACTGCTTGCGTCGTAAAATCGCCCCAACCAGCCAAATTATCATGTTATGAAATTTATTGTGTTGCCAGATCAAAGGTTGATGACTAACAGCGTCAAAAAGCAACTTTTTCTTATTCATAGCGAATGGGATGATTATTTTCAGTTTGCAACCACATATTTACTTTTTTACGTGACGGAGCTCGGTGCCATCCAAAGTTTGGGCGTGCTAAAAATTGGAGAGTTCAAAATGGGCGAGTCACAACGCTCTCCAATGATTCCTCTACAATTTGATAGTCTGGATGACCGATTTTTTTCGCTGGGACAAGACGAAGATTACTACGGAGTTTTAGCGACGTTTGGCCCGAGTTTCAGAGACGAAGTACTGGATGCCCTAAATGATGTTGCGCGAGACCTAGATTTATTCGAGCGGGCTTTACACGAGAAAGTCATGGGAGTGTCGTTACTGCGAGATGTCAGCAAGGCAACTGTGAGGGGGCAACTTCATAGGGTAAGTCGAGGAGGCGCGCGGCTCTCTCCTTATAATTTTAGCTATTTCGGGCCTCCACAACTTGACAGATTGTCTAGTCAAATTGTACTTTCATTCGCCGTTCTGCCAAATGCGGAGCCGCCCACTAACATTCATGTTTTGATCGGAAGAAATGGAGTTGGGAAAACCTTTATGTTAAATTCCATGACGAATGCCTTGGTTGCGCAAAATTCCGGAGCGGTCACTTATCCCAGCGGCTCTTTCTCATTCAATCAAAATATGTTGGGTAGCGAACTATTTGCGAATATTGTGTCCGTAACATTTAGCGCATTCGATCCATTTCCGCCGCTGCCAGAAGCCATCAATCGAAGCAGTGATTTAAAGTACTCCTATATTGGCCTAAAAAGTATAGCAAATGCGCCAAATAGGCAAACTGGTGCTTCGAAGGGTCCAGAAGAACTTGCCAACGAGTTTGCAACAAGTGCCAAACTTTGCTTGAGTCAACCTGCGAGAGCGTTGAGATGGAGAAGATCATTGCTTGCTTTACAGTCCGATACGATTTTTCGCGGAGCAAACATTGCTGAGCTCAGCACCTCGAATAGTCCTGAGCACTGGATAGAAGCGTCGCAAATTTTTGCAAGGCTAAGCTCGGGACATAAAATCGTATTGCTTACAATGACGCGGTTGGTCGAAACTGTTGAAGAGCGAACCTTGGTGCTCCTTGACGAACCAGAAGCTCATCTGCATCCTCCGTTGCTATCGGCTTTCATACGATCCATTTCAGATCTAATGATTGATAGAAATGGTGTTGCACTTATTGCAACTCACTCCCCTGTGGTGCTACAAGAAGTTCCTAGAAGTTGTGTTTGGAAAGTCCGACGGAATGGACAGACTACCACAGTTGAAAGACCAGAGATCGAAACATTTGGTGAGAATATTGGCATTTTGACAAGGGAAATATTTGGTCTGGAAGTGACTGATTCCGGCTTTCACAACATTTTGCGAAGGTCTGTCGACGAAGAGCTAACATACGAAGACGCTGTCAATCGCTTCGATGGGCAATTAGGGGAAGAAGCTAAGGCGATCGTCCGTACATTAATGATACAAAAGAATCGAGGAATTTCATAATGTGGAAGATTGAACCTGAACCATTAGACGCCGAATCTACATTCAGAACTTGCATTAGCCGAGTAAGAAATGCTGGACTAAGGGCACGTCTGATAAATGTGGCAAATTCTGTCGCCCGCGCTGAACAAATTTACATTGATGCTGCAGATCGCAGGAGGTTAAATGAGATTCTACAAGTAGGCGACGTTGACGGTATCGTGACTAATGCTGAAATGGTTACAGTTTACACATCAAGAATGGTTGGAGCGAACTCTCCCGGGCGGCCGATTTATGACCGAATCATGGCTTCTGCGAGATTTGGGAGATGTCCATTCTGCGGGCACCGATCGGTATCTACCTTAGACCATCATTTACCAAAGACGTCATATTCTGAGTTCACGGTCACTCCACTAAACTTGATTCCAGCTTGCAAAGATTGTAATAAAGCAAAAGAGTGGGACAATCCATATCATCCTGATCAGGTATTTCTTCACCCTTACTTCGACGATGTTGAAAACGACAGATGGTTGCAAGGAAATGTTATTACTGGGCCCGTTGCTACATTATCATTCTCGGTGGTCGTTCCAGCACATTGGGATCTAATCACCTGCAACCGAGTTCGCAACCAATTTAACAAACTTGGTCTAGATGAGCTCTATCGCTCTAATGCGGTTGAGGAAATGCTAAACATTCGATTTCAACTTACTAATATGTGGAATCAAGGTGGTCGCGATGCTGTCCGCGCTCATTTGCGGAGCAACGCTGAATCTCGATTGAACAATCGAGTTAACTCATGGCAAACTGCAACGTATGAGGCACTTTCTCTAAGTGACTGGTATTGCGACGCCGGTTTTAGAATGCAGTAGTGTCCTGGTGACTCCAATTACAAATCCTATACTTATTGTAAACTGAATCCGTCCAGCTTCTTTGATCGTCCCAGTTAACTAAACGATAGGACAAATCAATAGCCACATTGTCTTTATTTACATTCCTTGCATATGGCGACGCAATTTTCAGTATCACCACTAAAGTCCCGGCCGATGATATCCTCTTCATCAAAATCTGGTTCTCTTAATTCGAATACTCGTCGATCAATAAAAGTTAAGGTTGCGTTTAGCAGCCCAAGACTAGAAATTAGTGCGTCCTTGCTTGCGCAGCCGAGCCCGACAGGCTTTGGACCTTTCTGCACTTTGGAAAGCCTTTTGCAAGCAGGACTTATTCTGGGCTTTGTTGTCTAACACACAAGGAAGGTTAACTGCCTAAGTACGTTTAAACGTACATCAGAAAGGTTCATTTAAACGATATTGGCCTCATTGAGATCTAAAACTATAAAGTGGTATGATCGTCAAATTTCATTGAAACCACAGAGTAGGTATCAACATTAACAGTACCAACCAAAACCTCATCGATGTGATCAGATTTTGGTTGGATGTTTCAAATAACCTTTTCCGGTTCATCCTTAAAAGGTTGGTTGTAATAACGTCTGCCTTTCAGTTTATACAATGCATTGGCCACTGCCCCAAAAACCGGCGGAAATGGCGGCTCTCCCAATCCCGTAGGATCTAGTTCGTTCTGGACAAAATGCACTTGAATGCTTTTGGGCACTTCGTTAATCCGGATCATACGGTAATTGCTAAAATTATTCTTCTGTGGAGATCCGTCTTCAAACGTTAGTTCACCATAAAATGCATTACCAATCCCATCAACCACCGCTCCTTGCACCATGTTCGTGGCAGCATCCGGATTGATAACAATGCCGCAGTCCATTGCACTATATACGCGCTCGACATAAGGCTGACCATCGCGCGTTACCATATCCACTACATGCGCCGCATACGAATTGTGACAAAAATAAGCAGCCACTCCACGGTTGTATTTTTCATTTCCCGGCTTGTTCCAGTTCGATTTGTCGCGCACCAATTCCAGAACGCCAGCGTAACGGTCGGCGTCATATTCATTGTTTTTTCCAATAGGCTTTTCCTTTGCTCTTTTCAAAAGTTCCAGCCTGAATGCGATTGGATCTTTGCCAGCTGCTTCGGCCACTTCGTCCAAAAACGATTGCTCGGCAGCTGCGTTGAAATTGGAGCGCGGAGCTCGGAAAGCACCTATGGTAATGTTAGAGGCGATCTGCCAGCCTTCTGCCAGGTAATTGTCAAGGGCACCAGCCGGAAAACGGTTTGCATGGATTGGATGCTCCGGAATCCCACCTCCTTTTACGTGAAACGCGATCAGATTTTTATTAGCGTCCAAAGCCGCGCGGTAAGTGGCTGTGTACATCGGGCGGTAAATACCGTAGGTCATATCATCCTCTCGGGTATACATCAGCTTCACCGGTGCTTTCACTTTCTTGGAAATCAACGCAGCTTCGTAGAGATAATGGCCATAAGCCCTGCGGCCAAAGCCACCGCCCAT
Coding sequences:
- a CDS encoding AAA family ATPase, with the translated sequence MKFIVLPDQRLMTNSVKKQLFLIHSEWDDYFQFATTYLLFYVTELGAIQSLGVLKIGEFKMGESQRSPMIPLQFDSLDDRFFSLGQDEDYYGVLATFGPSFRDEVLDALNDVARDLDLFERALHEKVMGVSLLRDVSKATVRGQLHRVSRGGARLSPYNFSYFGPPQLDRLSSQIVLSFAVLPNAEPPTNIHVLIGRNGVGKTFMLNSMTNALVAQNSGAVTYPSGSFSFNQNMLGSELFANIVSVTFSAFDPFPPLPEAINRSSDLKYSYIGLKSIANAPNRQTGASKGPEELANEFATSAKLCLSQPARALRWRRSLLALQSDTIFRGANIAELSTSNSPEHWIEASQIFARLSSGHKIVLLTMTRLVETVEERTLVLLDEPEAHLHPPLLSAFIRSISDLMIDRNGVALIATHSPVVLQEVPRSCVWKVRRNGQTTTVERPEIETFGENIGILTREIFGLEVTDSGFHNILRRSVDEELTYEDAVNRFDGQLGEEAKAIVRTLMIQKNRGIS
- a CDS encoding HNH endonuclease: MANSVARAEQIYIDAADRRRLNEILQVGDVDGIVTNAEMVTVYTSRMVGANSPGRPIYDRIMASARFGRCPFCGHRSVSTLDHHLPKTSYSEFTVTPLNLIPACKDCNKAKEWDNPYHPDQVFLHPYFDDVENDRWLQGNVITGPVATLSFSVVVPAHWDLITCNRVRNQFNKLGLDELYRSNAVEEMLNIRFQLTNMWNQGGRDAVRAHLRSNAESRLNNRVNSWQTATYEALSLSDWYCDAGFRMQ